Proteins encoded by one window of Haematobia irritans isolate KBUSLIRL chromosome 2, ASM5000362v1, whole genome shotgun sequence:
- the AspRS-m gene encoding aspartyl-tRNA synthetase, mitochondrial isoform X1 — protein sequence MILLSRGTLSQFKYLASYKQFVQRAPFVATTTFRQSTKYKEELRKHFLREKVCFSSSPATNSHIIMGGRQRGNGGSFFGGGGGGGSGGYGGGYGGGFGGNGMNPFNNNMPPNMSNNDLMQLMSAMASGFNMNPPPPPPVRMSCGDLRPTHVGMYVELTGRLIKKRVHRFMELRDRGNGACQLVILEDRNPRVARRLVNMPENTIVCIAGTVQRRPKNSCNHTMPTGDVEVEVQDILNIDFNNKRAGDKRSYSTMSQQHSTAITSTEYKIAKNENILKYFENRDITCNHLRHRDIGKDVTLVGWIPNGKTSKFLQLKDGYGQTQIIIEDPAMQDTVSSAPDGTIVQVTGKVLARPKQNINLKHDTGEVEVVVSTARVLNPDEPYDGPIKNKDKVKKLSINDVIDDENAEGENNGNDGDKPSTTATTNNIAKVADLNKFAERTHTCGELTADNIGEKVTICGWLEFQRMDRFFILRDGYGQTQVLLTEKVKGLEDKTLNLETILKVEGTVIPRPTSTINPKMKTGHIEVEAENVEILNVAKKNLPFEVRRFNRAGERLRLTHRYIDLRFTDMQYNLRMRSKVIMRMREYLINFLGFVEVETPTLFRRTPGGAQEFVVPTRKAGHFYSLVQSPQQFKQMLMAGAIDRYFQVARCYRDEATRPDRQPEFTQLDIELSFTKRDDILQLIEEVLRYSWPKEVSRIHTPFRRISYSEAIERYGTDKPDTRFGLMLTNVTDLIAKNETFVEKFPNLGAYVIVVRGNDAFWNGGARKHYESLSKEFSGTLFVRKFLQYKDVLERLTKLLNADVASELIAKFDIEENDLVFLGIGDKTETQKLMGRIRCDYQAFLVENGKARKSAENKFVWIIDFPMFEKNPETGQLESVHHPFTAPHPDDMETFVNAKPEDLTKIRSQAYDLVLNGQEVGGGSMRIHDRDMQHFVLEQILKIPHEHLAHLLSALESGCPPHGGIALGLDRLIALICKASSIRDVIAFPKSLNGKDPLSNAPVPISAEEKALYHLSVIENESANNEHDDEDTDPDAERRVPSPLIAEENAGDTKPNVQTAVVKDELVPMEEDEAEPVKTTKRATKKKQ from the exons TGCCGCCAAACATGTCCAACAATGATCTCATGCAACTTATGAGTGCAATGGCTAGTGGTTTCAATATGAATCCTCCTCCTCCACCACCAGTACGTATGTCATGTGGTGACTTACGTCCTACGCATGTGGGTATGTATGTTGAACTGACTGGACGTCTGATCAAGAAGCGTGTACATCGTTTTATGGAATTAAGAGATCGTGGTAATGGGGCTTGTCAATTGGTGATTTTAGAGGACAGG aatccCAGAGTTGCTCGCCGTTTGGTAAATATGCCTGAAAATACAATCGTTTGCATAGCAGGTACAGTGCAACGACGTCCCAAGAATTCCTGTAACCATACTATGCCAACGGGCGATGTTGAAGTTGAAGTACAAGATATTCTCAACattgattttaataataaaagggCTGGTGATAAGCGTTCTTATAGTACCATGAGTCAACAGCATAGTACTGCTATAACTAGTACAGAATATAAAATAGCCA AGAAtgagaatattttgaaatattttgaaaatcgtGATATAACTTGCAATCATTTAAGACATCGTGATATTGGCAAAGATGTCACATTAGTAGGTTGGATTCCAAATGGGAAAACCTCAAAGTTTTTACAATTGAAAGATGGTTATGGTCAAACACAAATTATTATTGAAGATCCAGCT ATGCAAGATACTGTATCTAGTGCCCCAGATGGCACCATTGTGCAAGTAACAggaaaagttttagctaggcctaaacaaaatataaatttg aaaCATGACACAGGGGAAGTTGAGGTTGTTGTCTCCACAGCTAGGGTCCTCAATCCGGATGAACCCTATGATggtcccattaaaaataaagatAAAGTTAAGAAACTATCCATCAATGATGTAATTGATGACGAAAATGCTGAAGGTGAAAATAATGGAAATGATGGTGACAAGCCTTCTACAACAGCAACTACAAACAACATTGCCAAAGTAGCTGATTTAAATAAGTTCGCAGAACGTACCCACACTTGTGGTGAATTGACTGCAGATAATATTGGTGAAAAGGTCACAATATGTGGTTGGTTAGAATTTCAACGTATGGATAGATTTTTTATATTACGCGATGGCTATGGACAAACTCAGGTCTTATTAACGGAAAAAGTAAAGGGATTGGAAGATAAAACCCTAAATCTGGAAACCATTTTGAAAGTTGAGGGTACTGTCATACCCAGACCTACCTCGACTATTAATCCAAAAATGAAGACTGGTCATATTGAGGTTGAGGCTGAAAATGTAGAAATATTGAATGTAGCCAAAAAGAATCTACCATTTGAAGTACGTAGATTCAATAGGGCTGGAGAACGTTTACGTTTGACACATCGTTATATAGATTTAAG ATTCACAGACATGCAATACAATTTACGTATGCGCTCTAAAGTTATTATGCGTATGCGTGAATATCTCATCAACTTTTTGGGTTTCGTTGAGGTTGAAACACCAACACTTTTCCGTCGTACTCCGGGTGGAGCCCAAGAATTTGTAGTGCCTACACGCAAAGCTGGTCACTTTTACTCGCTAGTACAAAGTCCGCAACAATTCAAACAAATGTTAATGGCCGGTGCTATAGACAGATATTTCCAAGTGGCTCGCTGTTATCGCGATGAGGCCACAAGGCCGGATCGTCAACCAGAGTTTACTCAACTCGATATTGAATTATCATTTACTAAAcgtgatgatattttgcaattaaTAGAAGAAGTCCTACGCTATTCTTGGCCCAAGGAAGTTAGCCGTATTCATACGCCATTCCGTCGTATTTCCTATTCCGAAGCTATTGAAAGATATGGTACAGATAAGCCAGATACCCGGTTTGGTTTAATG CTAACTAATGTCACCGATCTCATTGCAAAAAATGAAACCTTTGTTGAGAAGTTCCCGAATTTGGGAGCTTATGTTATTGTCGTTCGCGGAAATGATGCTTTCTGGAATGGTGGTGCACGCAAACACTATGAGAGCTTGTCAAAGGAATTCTCGGGAACTTTGTTTGTTCGCAAGTTTTTG CAATATAAAGATGTTTTGGAGCGTTTGACCAAATTGTTGAATGCTGATGTAGCTTCCGAACTCATTGCTAAATTCGACATAGAAGAAAATGACTTGGTATTTTTGGGCATTGGTGACAAAACTGAAACG CAAAAACTAATGGGCAGAATACGTTGCGATTATCAAGCATTCTTGGTTGAAAATGGAAAAGCACGCAAAAGtgctgaaaataaatttgtgtggATCATAGACTTTCCAATGTTTGAAAAGAATCCAGAAACTGGTCAACTAGAAAGTGTCCATCATCCCTTTACAGCCCCACATCCCGAtgatatggaaacttttgttaatGCCAAGCCTGAAGATCTAACTAAAATACGATCCCAGGCATATGATTTGGTGTTGAATGGCCAAGAAGTTGGTGGAGGGTCTATGCGTATACATGATCGTGATATGCAGCATTTCGTTTTGGAACAGATATTGAAAATTCCCCATGAGCATTTGGCACATTTATTGAGTGCTTTAGAGTCCGGATGTCCTCCACATGGTGGCATAGCCTTAGGTTTAGATCGTTTGATTGCTTTGATATGCAAAGCTTCATCCATACGCGATGTTATAGCGTTCCCCAAGTCATTAAATGGCAAAGATCCTCTTTCAAATGCCCCCGTGCCAATATCAGCGGAAGAGAAAGCTCTTTACCATTTGTCTGTGATCGAAAATGAATCAGCGAACAATGAGCATGATGATGAAGATACCGATCCTGATGCAGAACGTCGTGTGCCATCACCTTTAATAGCCGAAGAAAATGCTGGGGACACAAAGCCAAATGTCCAAACTGCTGTCGTTAAGGATGAATTGGTACCTATGGAAGAAGATGAAGCTGAACCAGTGAAAACAACCAAACGTGCTACCAAAAAGAAGCAATAG
- the AspRS-m gene encoding aspartyl-tRNA synthetase, mitochondrial isoform X3: MGGRQRGNGGSFFGGGGGGGSGGYGGGYGGGFGGNGMNPFNNNMPPNMSNNDLMQLMSAMASGFNMNPPPPPPVRMSCGDLRPTHVGMYVELTGRLIKKRVHRFMELRDRGNGACQLVILEDRNPRVARRLVNMPENTIVCIAGTVQRRPKNSCNHTMPTGDVEVEVQDILNIDFNNKRAGDKRSYSTMSQQHSTAITSTEYKIAKNENILKYFENRDITCNHLRHRDIGKDVTLVGWIPNGKTSKFLQLKDGYGQTQIIIEDPAMQDTVSSAPDGTIVQVTGKVLARPKQNINLKHDTGEVEVVVSTARVLNPDEPYDGPIKNKDKVKKLSINDVIDDENAEGENNGNDGDKPSTTATTNNIAKVADLNKFAERTHTCGELTADNIGEKVTICGWLEFQRMDRFFILRDGYGQTQVLLTEKVKGLEDKTLNLETILKVEGTVIPRPTSTINPKMKTGHIEVEAENVEILNVAKKNLPFEVRRFNRAGERLRLTHRYIDLRFTDMQYNLRMRSKVIMRMREYLINFLGFVEVETPTLFRRTPGGAQEFVVPTRKAGHFYSLVQSPQQFKQMLMAGAIDRYFQVARCYRDEATRPDRQPEFTQLDIELSFTKRDDILQLIEEVLRYSWPKEVSRIHTPFRRISYSEAIERYGTDKPDTRFGLMLTNVTDLIAKNETFVEKFPNLGAYVIVVRGNDAFWNGGARKHYESLSKEFSGTLFVRKFLQYKDVLERLTKLLNADVASELIAKFDIEENDLVFLGIGDKTETQKLMGRIRCDYQAFLVENGKARKSAENKFVWIIDFPMFEKNPETGQLESVHHPFTAPHPDDMETFVNAKPEDLTKIRSQAYDLVLNGQEVGGGSMRIHDRDMQHFVLEQILKIPHEHLAHLLSALESGCPPHGGIALGLDRLIALICKASSIRDVIAFPKSLNGKDPLSNAPVPISAEEKALYHLSVIENESANNEHDDEDTDPDAERRVPSPLIAEENAGDTKPNVQTAVVKDELVPMEEDEAEPVKTTKRATKKKQ; encoded by the exons TGCCGCCAAACATGTCCAACAATGATCTCATGCAACTTATGAGTGCAATGGCTAGTGGTTTCAATATGAATCCTCCTCCTCCACCACCAGTACGTATGTCATGTGGTGACTTACGTCCTACGCATGTGGGTATGTATGTTGAACTGACTGGACGTCTGATCAAGAAGCGTGTACATCGTTTTATGGAATTAAGAGATCGTGGTAATGGGGCTTGTCAATTGGTGATTTTAGAGGACAGG aatccCAGAGTTGCTCGCCGTTTGGTAAATATGCCTGAAAATACAATCGTTTGCATAGCAGGTACAGTGCAACGACGTCCCAAGAATTCCTGTAACCATACTATGCCAACGGGCGATGTTGAAGTTGAAGTACAAGATATTCTCAACattgattttaataataaaagggCTGGTGATAAGCGTTCTTATAGTACCATGAGTCAACAGCATAGTACTGCTATAACTAGTACAGAATATAAAATAGCCA AGAAtgagaatattttgaaatattttgaaaatcgtGATATAACTTGCAATCATTTAAGACATCGTGATATTGGCAAAGATGTCACATTAGTAGGTTGGATTCCAAATGGGAAAACCTCAAAGTTTTTACAATTGAAAGATGGTTATGGTCAAACACAAATTATTATTGAAGATCCAGCT ATGCAAGATACTGTATCTAGTGCCCCAGATGGCACCATTGTGCAAGTAACAggaaaagttttagctaggcctaaacaaaatataaatttg aaaCATGACACAGGGGAAGTTGAGGTTGTTGTCTCCACAGCTAGGGTCCTCAATCCGGATGAACCCTATGATggtcccattaaaaataaagatAAAGTTAAGAAACTATCCATCAATGATGTAATTGATGACGAAAATGCTGAAGGTGAAAATAATGGAAATGATGGTGACAAGCCTTCTACAACAGCAACTACAAACAACATTGCCAAAGTAGCTGATTTAAATAAGTTCGCAGAACGTACCCACACTTGTGGTGAATTGACTGCAGATAATATTGGTGAAAAGGTCACAATATGTGGTTGGTTAGAATTTCAACGTATGGATAGATTTTTTATATTACGCGATGGCTATGGACAAACTCAGGTCTTATTAACGGAAAAAGTAAAGGGATTGGAAGATAAAACCCTAAATCTGGAAACCATTTTGAAAGTTGAGGGTACTGTCATACCCAGACCTACCTCGACTATTAATCCAAAAATGAAGACTGGTCATATTGAGGTTGAGGCTGAAAATGTAGAAATATTGAATGTAGCCAAAAAGAATCTACCATTTGAAGTACGTAGATTCAATAGGGCTGGAGAACGTTTACGTTTGACACATCGTTATATAGATTTAAG ATTCACAGACATGCAATACAATTTACGTATGCGCTCTAAAGTTATTATGCGTATGCGTGAATATCTCATCAACTTTTTGGGTTTCGTTGAGGTTGAAACACCAACACTTTTCCGTCGTACTCCGGGTGGAGCCCAAGAATTTGTAGTGCCTACACGCAAAGCTGGTCACTTTTACTCGCTAGTACAAAGTCCGCAACAATTCAAACAAATGTTAATGGCCGGTGCTATAGACAGATATTTCCAAGTGGCTCGCTGTTATCGCGATGAGGCCACAAGGCCGGATCGTCAACCAGAGTTTACTCAACTCGATATTGAATTATCATTTACTAAAcgtgatgatattttgcaattaaTAGAAGAAGTCCTACGCTATTCTTGGCCCAAGGAAGTTAGCCGTATTCATACGCCATTCCGTCGTATTTCCTATTCCGAAGCTATTGAAAGATATGGTACAGATAAGCCAGATACCCGGTTTGGTTTAATG CTAACTAATGTCACCGATCTCATTGCAAAAAATGAAACCTTTGTTGAGAAGTTCCCGAATTTGGGAGCTTATGTTATTGTCGTTCGCGGAAATGATGCTTTCTGGAATGGTGGTGCACGCAAACACTATGAGAGCTTGTCAAAGGAATTCTCGGGAACTTTGTTTGTTCGCAAGTTTTTG CAATATAAAGATGTTTTGGAGCGTTTGACCAAATTGTTGAATGCTGATGTAGCTTCCGAACTCATTGCTAAATTCGACATAGAAGAAAATGACTTGGTATTTTTGGGCATTGGTGACAAAACTGAAACG CAAAAACTAATGGGCAGAATACGTTGCGATTATCAAGCATTCTTGGTTGAAAATGGAAAAGCACGCAAAAGtgctgaaaataaatttgtgtggATCATAGACTTTCCAATGTTTGAAAAGAATCCAGAAACTGGTCAACTAGAAAGTGTCCATCATCCCTTTACAGCCCCACATCCCGAtgatatggaaacttttgttaatGCCAAGCCTGAAGATCTAACTAAAATACGATCCCAGGCATATGATTTGGTGTTGAATGGCCAAGAAGTTGGTGGAGGGTCTATGCGTATACATGATCGTGATATGCAGCATTTCGTTTTGGAACAGATATTGAAAATTCCCCATGAGCATTTGGCACATTTATTGAGTGCTTTAGAGTCCGGATGTCCTCCACATGGTGGCATAGCCTTAGGTTTAGATCGTTTGATTGCTTTGATATGCAAAGCTTCATCCATACGCGATGTTATAGCGTTCCCCAAGTCATTAAATGGCAAAGATCCTCTTTCAAATGCCCCCGTGCCAATATCAGCGGAAGAGAAAGCTCTTTACCATTTGTCTGTGATCGAAAATGAATCAGCGAACAATGAGCATGATGATGAAGATACCGATCCTGATGCAGAACGTCGTGTGCCATCACCTTTAATAGCCGAAGAAAATGCTGGGGACACAAAGCCAAATGTCCAAACTGCTGTCGTTAAGGATGAATTGGTACCTATGGAAGAAGATGAAGCTGAACCAGTGAAAACAACCAAACGTGCTACCAAAAAGAAGCAATAG
- the AspRS-m gene encoding aspartyl-tRNA synthetase, mitochondrial isoform X2 produces MILLSRGTLSQFKYLASYKQFVQRAPFVATTTFRQSTKYKEELRKHFLREKVCFSSSPATNSHIIMGGRQRGNGGSFFGGGGGGGSGGYGGGYGGGFGVPPNMSNNDLMQLMSAMASGFNMNPPPPPPVRMSCGDLRPTHVGMYVELTGRLIKKRVHRFMELRDRGNGACQLVILEDRNPRVARRLVNMPENTIVCIAGTVQRRPKNSCNHTMPTGDVEVEVQDILNIDFNNKRAGDKRSYSTMSQQHSTAITSTEYKIAKNENILKYFENRDITCNHLRHRDIGKDVTLVGWIPNGKTSKFLQLKDGYGQTQIIIEDPAMQDTVSSAPDGTIVQVTGKVLARPKQNINLKHDTGEVEVVVSTARVLNPDEPYDGPIKNKDKVKKLSINDVIDDENAEGENNGNDGDKPSTTATTNNIAKVADLNKFAERTHTCGELTADNIGEKVTICGWLEFQRMDRFFILRDGYGQTQVLLTEKVKGLEDKTLNLETILKVEGTVIPRPTSTINPKMKTGHIEVEAENVEILNVAKKNLPFEVRRFNRAGERLRLTHRYIDLRFTDMQYNLRMRSKVIMRMREYLINFLGFVEVETPTLFRRTPGGAQEFVVPTRKAGHFYSLVQSPQQFKQMLMAGAIDRYFQVARCYRDEATRPDRQPEFTQLDIELSFTKRDDILQLIEEVLRYSWPKEVSRIHTPFRRISYSEAIERYGTDKPDTRFGLMLTNVTDLIAKNETFVEKFPNLGAYVIVVRGNDAFWNGGARKHYESLSKEFSGTLFVRKFLQYKDVLERLTKLLNADVASELIAKFDIEENDLVFLGIGDKTETQKLMGRIRCDYQAFLVENGKARKSAENKFVWIIDFPMFEKNPETGQLESVHHPFTAPHPDDMETFVNAKPEDLTKIRSQAYDLVLNGQEVGGGSMRIHDRDMQHFVLEQILKIPHEHLAHLLSALESGCPPHGGIALGLDRLIALICKASSIRDVIAFPKSLNGKDPLSNAPVPISAEEKALYHLSVIENESANNEHDDEDTDPDAERRVPSPLIAEENAGDTKPNVQTAVVKDELVPMEEDEAEPVKTTKRATKKKQ; encoded by the exons TGCCGCCAAACATGTCCAACAATGATCTCATGCAACTTATGAGTGCAATGGCTAGTGGTTTCAATATGAATCCTCCTCCTCCACCACCAGTACGTATGTCATGTGGTGACTTACGTCCTACGCATGTGGGTATGTATGTTGAACTGACTGGACGTCTGATCAAGAAGCGTGTACATCGTTTTATGGAATTAAGAGATCGTGGTAATGGGGCTTGTCAATTGGTGATTTTAGAGGACAGG aatccCAGAGTTGCTCGCCGTTTGGTAAATATGCCTGAAAATACAATCGTTTGCATAGCAGGTACAGTGCAACGACGTCCCAAGAATTCCTGTAACCATACTATGCCAACGGGCGATGTTGAAGTTGAAGTACAAGATATTCTCAACattgattttaataataaaagggCTGGTGATAAGCGTTCTTATAGTACCATGAGTCAACAGCATAGTACTGCTATAACTAGTACAGAATATAAAATAGCCA AGAAtgagaatattttgaaatattttgaaaatcgtGATATAACTTGCAATCATTTAAGACATCGTGATATTGGCAAAGATGTCACATTAGTAGGTTGGATTCCAAATGGGAAAACCTCAAAGTTTTTACAATTGAAAGATGGTTATGGTCAAACACAAATTATTATTGAAGATCCAGCT ATGCAAGATACTGTATCTAGTGCCCCAGATGGCACCATTGTGCAAGTAACAggaaaagttttagctaggcctaaacaaaatataaatttg aaaCATGACACAGGGGAAGTTGAGGTTGTTGTCTCCACAGCTAGGGTCCTCAATCCGGATGAACCCTATGATggtcccattaaaaataaagatAAAGTTAAGAAACTATCCATCAATGATGTAATTGATGACGAAAATGCTGAAGGTGAAAATAATGGAAATGATGGTGACAAGCCTTCTACAACAGCAACTACAAACAACATTGCCAAAGTAGCTGATTTAAATAAGTTCGCAGAACGTACCCACACTTGTGGTGAATTGACTGCAGATAATATTGGTGAAAAGGTCACAATATGTGGTTGGTTAGAATTTCAACGTATGGATAGATTTTTTATATTACGCGATGGCTATGGACAAACTCAGGTCTTATTAACGGAAAAAGTAAAGGGATTGGAAGATAAAACCCTAAATCTGGAAACCATTTTGAAAGTTGAGGGTACTGTCATACCCAGACCTACCTCGACTATTAATCCAAAAATGAAGACTGGTCATATTGAGGTTGAGGCTGAAAATGTAGAAATATTGAATGTAGCCAAAAAGAATCTACCATTTGAAGTACGTAGATTCAATAGGGCTGGAGAACGTTTACGTTTGACACATCGTTATATAGATTTAAG ATTCACAGACATGCAATACAATTTACGTATGCGCTCTAAAGTTATTATGCGTATGCGTGAATATCTCATCAACTTTTTGGGTTTCGTTGAGGTTGAAACACCAACACTTTTCCGTCGTACTCCGGGTGGAGCCCAAGAATTTGTAGTGCCTACACGCAAAGCTGGTCACTTTTACTCGCTAGTACAAAGTCCGCAACAATTCAAACAAATGTTAATGGCCGGTGCTATAGACAGATATTTCCAAGTGGCTCGCTGTTATCGCGATGAGGCCACAAGGCCGGATCGTCAACCAGAGTTTACTCAACTCGATATTGAATTATCATTTACTAAAcgtgatgatattttgcaattaaTAGAAGAAGTCCTACGCTATTCTTGGCCCAAGGAAGTTAGCCGTATTCATACGCCATTCCGTCGTATTTCCTATTCCGAAGCTATTGAAAGATATGGTACAGATAAGCCAGATACCCGGTTTGGTTTAATG CTAACTAATGTCACCGATCTCATTGCAAAAAATGAAACCTTTGTTGAGAAGTTCCCGAATTTGGGAGCTTATGTTATTGTCGTTCGCGGAAATGATGCTTTCTGGAATGGTGGTGCACGCAAACACTATGAGAGCTTGTCAAAGGAATTCTCGGGAACTTTGTTTGTTCGCAAGTTTTTG CAATATAAAGATGTTTTGGAGCGTTTGACCAAATTGTTGAATGCTGATGTAGCTTCCGAACTCATTGCTAAATTCGACATAGAAGAAAATGACTTGGTATTTTTGGGCATTGGTGACAAAACTGAAACG CAAAAACTAATGGGCAGAATACGTTGCGATTATCAAGCATTCTTGGTTGAAAATGGAAAAGCACGCAAAAGtgctgaaaataaatttgtgtggATCATAGACTTTCCAATGTTTGAAAAGAATCCAGAAACTGGTCAACTAGAAAGTGTCCATCATCCCTTTACAGCCCCACATCCCGAtgatatggaaacttttgttaatGCCAAGCCTGAAGATCTAACTAAAATACGATCCCAGGCATATGATTTGGTGTTGAATGGCCAAGAAGTTGGTGGAGGGTCTATGCGTATACATGATCGTGATATGCAGCATTTCGTTTTGGAACAGATATTGAAAATTCCCCATGAGCATTTGGCACATTTATTGAGTGCTTTAGAGTCCGGATGTCCTCCACATGGTGGCATAGCCTTAGGTTTAGATCGTTTGATTGCTTTGATATGCAAAGCTTCATCCATACGCGATGTTATAGCGTTCCCCAAGTCATTAAATGGCAAAGATCCTCTTTCAAATGCCCCCGTGCCAATATCAGCGGAAGAGAAAGCTCTTTACCATTTGTCTGTGATCGAAAATGAATCAGCGAACAATGAGCATGATGATGAAGATACCGATCCTGATGCAGAACGTCGTGTGCCATCACCTTTAATAGCCGAAGAAAATGCTGGGGACACAAAGCCAAATGTCCAAACTGCTGTCGTTAAGGATGAATTGGTACCTATGGAAGAAGATGAAGCTGAACCAGTGAAAACAACCAAACGTGCTACCAAAAAGAAGCAATAG